A window from Leptothermofonsia sichuanensis E412 encodes these proteins:
- the hemL gene encoding glutamate-1-semialdehyde 2,1-aminomutase: MITGSLKTTKSEEIFAAAQKLMPGGVSSPVRAFKSVGGQPIVFDRVKGAYVWDVDGNQYIDYVGTWGPAICGHAHPDVLKALHEALEKGTSFGAPCVLENTLAEMVIDAVPSIEMVRFVNSGTEACMSVLRLMRAFTGREKIIKFEGCYHGHADMFLVKAGSGVATLGLPDSPGVPKSTTGNTLTAPFNNLEAVKNLFEENPGEIAGVILEPVVGNAGFIPPDGGFLAGLRELTREHEALLMFDEVMTGFRIAYGGAQEKFGITPDLTTLGKVIGGGLPVGAYGGRKDIMQMVAPAGPMYQAGTLSGNPLAMTAGIKTLEILRQPGSYEYLENVTKRLADGLLQIAKETGHAACGGNISGMFGLFFTEGPVHNYEDAKKSDLQKFSRFHRGMLERGVYLAPSQFEAGFTSLAHTDEDIDRTLQAAREVMAAL, from the coding sequence AAGAAATTTTTGCCGCCGCTCAAAAATTGATGCCTGGAGGGGTGAGTTCTCCGGTTCGCGCCTTCAAGTCAGTTGGGGGACAGCCCATTGTGTTTGATCGGGTTAAGGGTGCCTATGTCTGGGATGTGGATGGCAACCAGTACATTGACTACGTTGGTACCTGGGGACCCGCTATTTGTGGCCATGCGCACCCGGATGTACTGAAAGCCCTGCATGAAGCACTGGAAAAAGGCACCAGTTTTGGTGCCCCCTGCGTTCTGGAGAACACCCTGGCAGAAATGGTCATTGATGCTGTCCCCAGTATTGAGATGGTACGGTTTGTGAATTCTGGGACAGAAGCCTGTATGTCTGTACTGCGGCTGATGCGGGCATTTACCGGGCGAGAAAAAATTATCAAGTTTGAAGGCTGCTATCACGGTCACGCCGATATGTTTCTGGTGAAGGCCGGTTCAGGGGTTGCCACGCTGGGACTGCCCGACTCTCCGGGAGTGCCTAAGTCCACCACAGGCAATACGCTGACTGCCCCCTTTAACAACCTGGAAGCCGTAAAAAACCTGTTTGAGGAAAATCCAGGCGAAATTGCGGGGGTGATTTTGGAGCCAGTGGTGGGTAACGCCGGGTTTATTCCGCCAGATGGGGGGTTCCTGGCGGGACTGCGGGAACTCACACGTGAGCACGAGGCACTGTTGATGTTTGACGAGGTCATGACGGGTTTCCGAATTGCTTACGGGGGTGCCCAGGAGAAGTTTGGGATTACCCCGGATTTGACGACGCTGGGCAAAGTCATCGGTGGGGGGTTGCCGGTGGGTGCCTACGGTGGACGCAAAGACATTATGCAGATGGTGGCTCCTGCCGGACCGATGTATCAGGCCGGTACCCTGTCGGGAAATCCGCTGGCAATGACCGCCGGGATCAAAACCCTGGAAATTTTGCGGCAACCGGGTTCCTATGAGTATCTGGAGAACGTAACCAAACGGTTAGCCGACGGATTGCTCCAGATTGCAAAGGAAACGGGCCATGCTGCCTGTGGTGGCAATATCAGTGGCATGTTTGGTTTATTCTTTACCGAAGGTCCAGTCCATAATTACGAGGACGCGAAAAAGTCTGACCTGCAAAAATTCAGTCGCTTTCACCGGGGAATGCTGGAGCGGGGAGTCTACCTGGCTCCCTCCCAGTTCGAGGCAGGATTCACTTCACTTGCCCATACGGATGAGGATATCGATCGCACACTCCAGGCGGCGCGTGAAGTCATGGCAGCGCTATAG
- a CDS encoding type IV pilin-like G/H family protein — translation MLKRQPFLMMIPFHLSATKWGAIASLLLLGACSSQTSRSPYPTPPPPLPVETARPSPRPVAPARSPESTVPATGNSTKAGEAQPSSPVDTLPRGIDIATSAASLARDAQTPEDWKLVITQWQRAIAALKAVPKTSSDYTTAQKLLPTYQQQLARAQQRAKNSPHLSPTVAKGQPQEGGIPLFASGNGAAAVESAMAALNQQQIDFFNQQKRFAASLAELGKVTTATPGYTLSTNGNENRAVSTAIAQREGLPSYTGAVYMVKQGDQNLPVSIICVSQQNSKTAPEIPSLNGQELTCPGGSRSL, via the coding sequence TTGCTGAAACGTCAGCCGTTTTTGATGATGATTCCTTTCCATCTATCAGCGACGAAATGGGGCGCGATCGCATCCCTGCTTCTGCTGGGTGCCTGTAGCAGTCAGACCAGTCGTTCCCCCTACCCGACCCCACCCCCACCGTTGCCGGTTGAGACAGCCAGGCCATCTCCCAGACCAGTTGCTCCTGCCCGTTCCCCGGAATCAACGGTGCCAGCAACCGGTAACTCAACGAAGGCAGGAGAAGCACAACCCTCCAGTCCAGTTGACACCCTGCCCAGAGGCATCGATATTGCAACCAGTGCGGCATCGCTGGCTCGCGATGCCCAAACCCCGGAAGACTGGAAGCTGGTTATCACCCAATGGCAACGGGCGATCGCTGCGCTCAAAGCGGTTCCCAAAACCAGTTCTGATTACACCACAGCCCAAAAACTGCTACCGACCTATCAGCAACAACTGGCTAGGGCTCAACAGCGGGCAAAAAATAGCCCTCATCTCTCCCCCACGGTTGCTAAAGGACAGCCCCAGGAAGGTGGCATTCCCCTGTTCGCCTCTGGGAATGGTGCCGCTGCCGTGGAGAGTGCCATGGCTGCCCTCAACCAGCAGCAAATTGACTTTTTTAATCAGCAGAAGCGGTTTGCTGCCAGTTTGGCGGAACTGGGAAAGGTGACAACCGCCACTCCAGGTTATACCCTCTCTACCAATGGGAATGAAAATCGAGCTGTATCAACCGCGATCGCCCAACGAGAGGGACTACCCAGCTACACTGGAGCCGTCTACATGGTCAAACAGGGTGACCAGAACCTGCCTGTATCGATCATTTGTGTCAGCCAGCAAAACTCAAAGACTGCACCTGAAATCCCAAGCCTGAATGGTCAGGAACTGACCTGTCCTGGCGGCTCTAGGTCTTTATAA
- a CDS encoding ATP-binding protein has translation MGLLLLLVAGYVGNLTRWTLFFDIDFIFGSIAVWIVVCLYGVRWGTLAGFIAASCTYFLWKHPYTIITFTCETLFVGWCFHRYRQNLVLLNGIFWLLIGMPLIWLFYAQILKIDPVQAQIILLKQPVNGIFNALIAILLITYLPVHRWLDRPRAITTLSFQQTLFNLLVAFVFLPSLLLIILASRGVVEGIRTTAQIELSRSTAYVLVEVRSWYQQRFHVANEMAHLVANGSLEQIDHWQQHITLAQEMLPDVVGLAILNANGRSIVSSPGGGKGAIAHPANQPYLETARHTLNPTVSNLINRDGKKSPSIFLNVPIAQNENFLGFVVCELELDLIHGLLTTNAEDQNVVMTLVGRDHSVIFSTQADRTPGQSLNLPQEGELYPLSRQAYQWFPTKGSRLMMVRWMNSFFVQETPVVPGLPWTLIVEDSAAPSVRHIQSIFMRNLAIVLAIAGLALIFSVLLSRQLVRPLSQLALATTNVPNKLLSGEPIDWPESLVTEVAFLVRNFKMMTATLSQKFTEVQQALDYNALLKRITEKVRDSLDEGQILQTAVQELATVLDVECCNTDVYNLEQQTCLIRCEHTNTLPPIQGLVIPISSLPEVYHQLIQGLSFQFCMTIPNPARPHCKPTAILACPILDDQGALGDLWVFKNREEVFYDQEIRLVQQVANQCAIAIRQARLYQTAQIQLKALEELNNLKDDFLSTVSHELRTPISNMKMAIEMLKLTAGEERRDRYLKILQTECDREADLINDLLDLQRLTAGTQALNLEPIHLQEWVAQITESFQERTRSRQQVLQIEVAPEVPVIMSDPACLDRILNELLNNACKYTPPGERIKVSARTVNSMSPLTEAPDLSFIPYPSSFIILDVCNSGVEIPASELAHIFEKFYRVPGIDRWKQGGTGLGLTLVQKMTEHLGGKIYVESSANQTCFTVELPVRVVVS, from the coding sequence GTGGGGTTACTGTTGCTGCTGGTTGCTGGTTATGTGGGTAACCTGACTCGCTGGACCTTGTTTTTTGATATTGATTTTATTTTTGGCTCGATCGCGGTATGGATTGTGGTGTGTCTGTATGGGGTCCGGTGGGGGACTTTAGCCGGGTTCATTGCAGCAAGTTGCACCTATTTCCTCTGGAAGCATCCTTACACAATCATTACATTTACCTGTGAAACATTATTTGTGGGATGGTGTTTTCACCGTTATCGTCAGAACCTCGTCCTGTTGAATGGGATCTTCTGGCTATTGATTGGGATGCCGTTGATCTGGCTGTTTTATGCCCAGATTTTGAAGATAGATCCGGTACAGGCGCAAATTATTCTGCTGAAGCAGCCGGTGAATGGAATTTTTAATGCCCTGATCGCCATTCTGTTAATTACTTACTTGCCAGTTCACCGCTGGCTGGATCGTCCCAGGGCAATTACCACCCTGTCTTTTCAACAAACGTTATTCAACTTACTGGTTGCCTTTGTTTTTTTACCTTCCCTTCTATTGATTATCCTGGCAAGTCGAGGGGTTGTGGAGGGTATCAGAACGACCGCCCAGATAGAACTCAGTCGATCAACTGCCTATGTCCTGGTGGAAGTCCGTTCCTGGTATCAGCAGCGATTTCATGTGGCTAATGAAATGGCTCATCTGGTGGCGAATGGGAGTTTAGAGCAAATTGATCACTGGCAACAACACATAACCCTGGCGCAGGAAATGCTGCCAGATGTGGTTGGTCTGGCCATCCTCAATGCTAATGGTAGATCAATAGTCAGTAGCCCAGGGGGAGGGAAGGGAGCGATCGCCCATCCTGCCAATCAACCCTATCTGGAAACTGCCAGACATACTCTGAACCCGACGGTATCCAATCTGATTAACCGGGACGGGAAGAAATCTCCGAGCATCTTCTTGAATGTGCCCATTGCCCAGAATGAAAACTTTCTGGGCTTTGTTGTCTGTGAGCTGGAATTAGATCTTATCCACGGTTTGCTCACTACCAATGCCGAAGACCAGAATGTAGTGATGACTCTGGTGGGTCGCGATCATTCGGTCATTTTCAGCACTCAAGCCGATCGCACGCCCGGTCAATCGCTTAATCTTCCGCAGGAAGGAGAACTCTATCCCCTGTCCCGCCAGGCTTACCAGTGGTTTCCAACGAAGGGCAGTCGCCTGATGATGGTGCGATGGATGAATTCTTTCTTTGTGCAGGAGACGCCTGTTGTACCGGGCCTGCCCTGGACCTTAATTGTGGAGGACTCTGCCGCACCGAGCGTGCGCCACATTCAAAGCATCTTTATGCGCAATCTGGCAATTGTGCTGGCGATCGCAGGGCTGGCGCTCATTTTTTCTGTCCTGCTCAGCCGTCAGCTTGTACGTCCTTTATCCCAACTGGCACTGGCAACAACGAATGTCCCCAATAAGCTGCTATCGGGGGAACCCATTGACTGGCCAGAGAGCCTGGTGACTGAGGTGGCATTCCTGGTCCGTAACTTCAAAATGATGACAGCAACGCTATCCCAGAAATTTACAGAAGTTCAACAGGCTTTAGACTATAACGCTTTACTCAAGCGAATTACTGAGAAAGTGCGCGATAGCCTGGATGAGGGGCAAATCTTGCAGACGGCTGTGCAGGAACTGGCAACGGTGCTGGATGTAGAGTGTTGCAATACCGATGTGTATAACCTGGAGCAGCAAACCTGTCTGATTCGCTGTGAGCATACCAACACCCTGCCCCCCATTCAGGGACTGGTGATTCCCATCTCCAGCCTGCCAGAGGTCTATCATCAACTGATTCAGGGGCTGAGCTTTCAGTTTTGTATGACAATTCCCAACCCGGCCCGACCCCACTGTAAGCCGACGGCAATTCTAGCCTGTCCCATTCTTGATGATCAGGGAGCATTGGGCGATCTGTGGGTGTTTAAGAATCGGGAGGAGGTGTTTTACGATCAGGAAATTCGTCTGGTACAACAGGTGGCAAACCAATGCGCGATCGCCATTCGTCAGGCGCGACTTTATCAGACCGCTCAAATTCAATTAAAAGCTCTGGAAGAACTCAATAACCTCAAAGATGACTTTTTGAGTACGGTTTCCCATGAGCTACGGACGCCAATCTCCAATATGAAAATGGCGATTGAAATGTTGAAATTAACGGCGGGTGAGGAACGCCGCGATCGCTATCTCAAGATTCTACAGACAGAGTGCGATCGAGAAGCTGATTTAATCAATGACCTGCTAGATTTGCAACGGCTGACCGCAGGCACTCAGGCATTAAATCTGGAACCAATTCATCTGCAAGAATGGGTTGCCCAAATCACAGAATCTTTTCAAGAACGTACCCGCAGCCGTCAGCAGGTTTTGCAGATCGAAGTTGCGCCCGAAGTTCCAGTAATCATGTCTGACCCGGCTTGCCTGGATCGGATTCTGAATGAGTTATTGAACAATGCCTGCAAGTACACCCCCCCTGGTGAACGCATCAAGGTATCTGCCAGAACGGTAAACAGTATGTCCCCTCTCACAGAAGCCCCTGATTTATCCTTCATTCCCTATCCCTCATCCTTTATTATTCTGGATGTCTGTAATTCGGGGGTCGAAATTCCAGCCAGTGAACTGGCTCATATTTTTGAAAAGTTCTACCGGGTTCCAGGTATCGATCGCTGGAAACAGGGTGGCACCGGGCTGGGGTTGACACTTGTGCAGAAAATGACCGAACATCTGGGCGGCAAAATTTATGTAGAAAGTAGTGCCAACCAGACCTGCTTTACGGTTGAATTACCTGTCCGTGTAGTAGTGAGCTAG
- a CDS encoding ammonium transporter: MMSKLMLKKASKRRKRKSSLRLDGLNLKLDGLKWNSQWLNPDWYAKKLSPTWQACIPLAFLIALGWGFAATAQSPPTLESLAAESQTLRVGLDTMWVLVAGMLVFFMNAGFGMLETGFCRQKNAVNVLSKNLIVFALSTIAFWSIGFGLMFSDGNAFVGTGGFFLAGPDNSPATGTAYQGVFSSLDWTGVPLLAKFFFQLVFAGTAATIVSGAVAERVKFIDFLIFSLLLVGISYPITGHWVWGGGWLSDFGFWDFAGSTVVHSVGGWAALMGAAFLGPRLGKYNVDGSPNALPAHNMSIATLGCLILWLGWFGFNPGSTMGVGDGSLIAHTAITTNIAAAFGGVAATITAWLVLGKPDLSMIINGVLAGLVAITAPTAFVTVGASAIIGIVAGVLIVFSVGFFDRIKIDDPVGATSVHLVCGIWGTLAVGLFAVGGSDAPGALYAPDAGPTAGLFMGGGFNQLWIQFVGVMAVGGMTVLLSSIFWLALKAILGIRVSEEEEILGLDIGEHGMEAYAGFVKEATGLPAGTTSIESSSGIAGSHY, from the coding sequence ATGATGTCTAAACTGATGCTTAAGAAGGCGTCAAAACGCAGGAAGCGGAAATCTTCTTTGCGGCTAGACGGCTTAAACCTGAAGCTTGATGGCTTGAAGTGGAATAGCCAATGGCTCAACCCCGATTGGTATGCCAAAAAACTCTCTCCCACCTGGCAAGCCTGTATCCCTCTGGCTTTCTTAATTGCTTTGGGGTGGGGGTTTGCAGCAACCGCTCAAAGTCCGCCAACTCTTGAAAGCCTTGCGGCTGAATCTCAAACCCTACGGGTCGGTCTCGACACCATGTGGGTTCTGGTGGCTGGCATGTTGGTTTTCTTCATGAATGCTGGTTTCGGCATGTTGGAAACTGGCTTTTGCCGTCAGAAGAACGCGGTTAACGTTCTCTCCAAGAACCTGATTGTATTTGCGCTCTCTACGATCGCCTTTTGGTCAATCGGGTTTGGGCTGATGTTCAGTGACGGTAATGCTTTTGTGGGCACCGGTGGTTTCTTCCTAGCAGGTCCAGACAATAGCCCTGCAACAGGAACTGCCTACCAGGGAGTTTTTAGTTCCCTTGACTGGACAGGGGTGCCGTTACTGGCCAAGTTCTTCTTCCAACTGGTGTTTGCCGGAACGGCGGCAACCATTGTATCCGGAGCTGTCGCTGAACGGGTCAAGTTCATTGACTTCCTGATTTTCAGCTTGCTGCTGGTCGGCATCTCTTACCCCATTACAGGTCACTGGGTCTGGGGCGGCGGCTGGCTGTCTGACTTTGGCTTTTGGGATTTTGCCGGCTCCACGGTAGTTCACTCGGTTGGCGGGTGGGCAGCCTTGATGGGGGCGGCTTTCCTGGGTCCCCGGCTTGGCAAATATAATGTGGATGGTTCTCCCAATGCCCTGCCCGCTCACAACATGAGTATTGCGACGCTGGGCTGTCTGATCCTGTGGTTAGGCTGGTTTGGGTTCAACCCTGGCTCTACAATGGGTGTGGGTGATGGTTCGTTGATTGCCCACACTGCCATTACAACCAATATTGCCGCTGCTTTTGGTGGAGTTGCTGCTACGATTACTGCCTGGTTGGTACTGGGTAAACCAGACCTGTCTATGATTATTAACGGGGTTCTGGCAGGTTTAGTGGCAATCACAGCACCGACTGCCTTTGTCACGGTTGGGGCATCTGCCATCATCGGGATTGTGGCGGGTGTTTTGATTGTCTTCTCCGTAGGGTTCTTCGACCGGATCAAAATTGATGACCCCGTTGGGGCCACTTCTGTCCACCTGGTTTGTGGAATTTGGGGAACTCTGGCAGTGGGTCTATTTGCGGTTGGTGGTAGTGACGCTCCTGGTGCTCTCTATGCCCCCGATGCTGGTCCGACTGCTGGCCTGTTCATGGGTGGCGGCTTCAACCAGCTTTGGATTCAGTTTGTCGGTGTGATGGCAGTGGGCGGTATGACTGTGCTGCTGTCCAGCATCTTCTGGCTGGCACTGAAGGCGATTCTGGGTATTCGGGTTTCTGAAGAAGAGGAAATCCTGGGTCTGGATATTGGCGAACATGGCATGGAGGCCTATGCCGGGTTTGTCAAGGAAGCGACGGGTCTACCTGCCGGGACCACGAGCATTGAAAGCTCTAGCGGAATAGCCGGTAGCCATTACTAG